The following coding sequences are from one Streptococcus mitis window:
- a CDS encoding alpha-L-fucosidase, which produces MVREIKPHGPLPSQAQLAYLEDELAAFIHFGPNTFYNQEWGIGQEDPVRFNPTKLDAREWVRVLKETGFKKLILVVKHHDGFVLYPTVHTDYSVKASPWRNGEGDLLLEVSQAATEFDMDMGVYLSPWDAHSPLYHVNREEDYNAYYLAQLKETLSNPAYGNAGKFAEVWMDGARGEGAQKVNYEFEKWFETIRELQGDCLIFSTEGTSIRWIGNERGYAGDPLWQKVNPDKLGTEAELDYLQHGDPSGTIFSIGEADVSIRPGWFYHEDQDPKSLEELVEIYFHSVGRGTPLLLNIPPDQDGLFDAKDIERLYEFAAYRNELYKEDLALGAKVFGPALSADFACHYLTDGLKTSSWASDAGLPIQLELDLGSPKTFDVIELREDLKLGQRIAAFHVQVEVDGVWQEFGKGFTVGHKRLLRGPLVEAQKVRVMITESQDLPVLTKISLYKTPSLSKKEVVQGLAFAEKSLAVTKGETLHFRIERSESSSSLEAKISIQPGTGVHGVAYQDEIQFLQFQAGESKKDLCLPTLYFAADKTLDFYLNLTVDGQLVDQAQVQVS; this is translated from the coding sequence ATGGTAAGAGAAATAAAACCGCATGGGCCCTTGCCTAGTCAGGCCCAGCTAGCGTATTTAGAGGATGAACTAGCAGCCTTTATCCATTTTGGACCTAATACCTTTTATAACCAGGAATGGGGGATAGGTCAGGAGGATCCTGTACGTTTTAACCCGACAAAGTTAGACGCGCGTGAGTGGGTGCGCGTGCTCAAGGAAACGGGCTTTAAGAAGTTGATTTTGGTGGTCAAGCACCATGATGGCTTTGTCCTCTATCCGACAGTTCATACAGATTATTCGGTCAAGGCCAGTCCTTGGAGGAATGGAGAGGGAGACTTGCTCCTTGAAGTATCCCAAGCTGCCACAGAGTTTGATATGGATATGGGGGTCTACCTATCTCCGTGGGACGCCCACAGCCCCCTCTATCATGTGAACCGAGAAGAGGACTATAATGCCTATTATCTGGCTCAGCTGAAGGAGACTTTATCAAATCCTGCCTATGGTAATGCAGGGAAATTTGCTGAGGTCTGGATGGATGGTGCCAGAGGAGAGGGCGCTCAAAAGGTCAATTATGAATTTGAAAAATGGTTTGAAACCATTCGTGAACTGCAGGGCGATTGCTTAATTTTTTCAACAGAAGGCACTAGTATCCGCTGGATTGGCAATGAACGAGGATATGCAGGTGATCCCCTATGGCAAAAGGTGAATCCTGATAAACTAGGAACAGAAGCAGAGCTGGACTATCTTCAGCACGGAGATCCCTCGGGCACGATTTTTTCAATCGGTGAGGCAGATGTTTCCATCCGGCCGGGCTGGTTTTACCATGAAGACCAGGATCCTAAGTCTCTTGAGGAGTTGGTCGAAATCTATTTTCACTCAGTGGGGAGAGGAACCCCACTCCTACTTAATATTCCGCCGGATCAAGATGGGCTCTTTGATGCAAAGGATATTGAACGCCTCTATGAATTTGCGGCCTATCGTAATGAGCTCTATAAAGAAGATTTGGCTCTGGGAGCTAAGGTATTTGGTCCTGCTCTTTCAGCAGACTTTGCCTGTCACTATTTGACAGATGGCCTTAAGACCAGCTCTTGGGCAAGCGATGCAGGCTTGCCCATCCAGTTAGAACTCGACTTAGGATCACCTAAAACTTTTGATGTAATTGAGTTAAGAGAAGATTTGAAGCTAGGGCAACGAATTGCGGCTTTTCATGTGCAAGTAGAGGTGGACGGCGTCTGGCAAGAATTTGGTAAGGGCTTTACAGTTGGTCATAAGCGCCTCCTGCGAGGTCCGCTAGTAGAGGCACAGAAGGTGCGCGTGATGATTACAGAGTCACAGGATTTACCTGTACTGACCAAAATTTCACTCTATAAAACTCCTAGCTTATCAAAAAAAGAAGTTGTTCAGGGGCTAGCATTTGCAGAAAAAAGTCTAGCTGTGACAAAGGGAGAGACTCTTCATTTTAGGATTGAACGTAGCGAAAGTAGCTCCTCTTTAGAGGCTAAGATTTCGATTCAACCGGGGACAGGTGTCCATGGTGTCGCCTATCAGGACGAGATTCAATTCCTTCAATTCCAAGCAGGGGAAAGCAAAAAAGATTTGTGCCTACCAACCCTGTATTTTGCTGCTGATAAGACCTTGGATTTCTATCTAAATCTAACTGTGGATGGACAACTGGTTGATCAAGCTCAAGTACAAGTTTCATAA
- a CDS encoding GH92 family glycosyl hydrolase, whose amino-acid sequence MKPLLETIDTRFGTASKHAFSRGNTLPYTGVPFGMNYFVPQTSDQDGSWFFDPHLPIFQGIRLTHQPSPWIGDYSWLLLTPVTGQIGGDSLFYRQSSYDMDKASFQPHYLKIFSLRYQIETQLTPTCYGTSILLEQKQGKALSLYLHAADELTVEQVDKRTLALRQEGKTETNKNPLTMFTALQMNTDILAINQEGGDWRIDLADSHAEIQLATSFISHSQTLLNLPQEDFDSCKANAQANWENLLHRFDIIETGEADRTFFDHCLYRLFLFPQTFYEVDESGQAIHIDLATGTVKPGVLFSNNGFWDTFRTTFPLFALIIPEHYHRFLEGFLNNYRDTGFLPKWLAPDERGMMPGTLLDGIIADSVCKDMAPDLEEELLQAMLETASKADPLGINGRHGLAQYQELGYLSTDHHESVSHTLDYAYSDFCIASCAKKLGKIEIAETYKVASQNYRHLFDAETGYMRARDGQGNFRPDFSPYGWGHDYAECSAIQATLGVLHDIPDLIQLMGGKETFSNYLLKTCQDAPLFETTGYGYEIHEMSEMATAPFGQLAISNQPSFHIPYLFRYSDYPDYTALLIKTLRQKAFQPSWEAYPGDEDNGSLSAWYIWSALGFYPTCPGKPNYDLGIPLFNHLRIYLAKKDKWLDIHTKQNHSHFNFVKECRLDKISVSSIQHQDLLKADQLTFTLSWLPSH is encoded by the coding sequence ATGAAACCACTACTTGAAACCATCGATACCCGCTTTGGAACTGCCAGCAAGCATGCCTTTTCTCGGGGAAATACCCTGCCATACACAGGCGTGCCTTTTGGTATGAATTACTTTGTGCCCCAGACCAGTGACCAGGATGGATCTTGGTTTTTTGATCCACATCTGCCTATTTTTCAGGGGATTCGTTTAACCCACCAGCCCAGTCCTTGGATTGGGGACTACTCTTGGCTCCTTCTGACACCTGTCACAGGCCAGATAGGTGGAGACAGCCTCTTCTATCGTCAGTCTTCCTATGATATGGATAAGGCCTCTTTCCAACCTCATTATCTGAAAATTTTCTCCCTGCGCTATCAGATTGAAACCCAGCTCACACCGACTTGCTACGGTACTTCTATTCTTTTAGAGCAAAAACAAGGCAAAGCCCTCTCCCTCTACCTTCACGCAGCAGATGAACTGACAGTAGAACAAGTAGATAAGCGAACTCTTGCCCTGCGACAAGAAGGTAAAACTGAAACCAACAAAAATCCACTAACTATGTTCACTGCCCTGCAAATGAATACGGATATCCTTGCTATCAACCAAGAAGGTGGAGACTGGCGAATCGACCTGGCAGATAGTCATGCTGAAATTCAGCTAGCGACTTCTTTCATCTCTCACTCTCAGACTCTGCTTAATCTACCTCAAGAAGATTTTGATAGCTGTAAAGCAAATGCCCAAGCGAATTGGGAAAATCTCCTCCATCGTTTTGACATTATAGAGACAGGAGAAGCTGACCGAACCTTCTTTGATCACTGCCTTTACAGACTCTTCCTCTTCCCACAGACTTTTTATGAGGTTGATGAATCAGGGCAAGCCATCCACATAGATTTGGCTACTGGAACTGTCAAGCCTGGTGTCCTCTTCAGCAACAATGGTTTCTGGGATACCTTCCGTACCACCTTCCCCCTCTTTGCTCTTATCATACCGGAACACTACCACCGCTTCTTAGAAGGATTTCTCAATAACTACCGCGATACTGGTTTTCTTCCAAAATGGCTAGCTCCAGATGAACGGGGTATGATGCCAGGTACACTTTTAGACGGTATTATCGCAGATAGCGTCTGCAAAGACATGGCCCCTGACCTAGAAGAAGAACTCCTCCAAGCCATGCTTGAAACAGCCAGCAAGGCCGACCCTCTCGGCATCAATGGTCGTCACGGACTAGCCCAATACCAAGAACTAGGCTACCTCTCTACCGACCACCACGAAAGCGTCAGCCACACCCTAGACTATGCCTATAGTGACTTTTGTATCGCCAGCTGTGCCAAAAAACTAGGGAAAATAGAAATCGCCGAAACCTACAAGGTTGCATCACAAAATTACCGCCATCTATTTGACGCTGAAACAGGTTACATGCGAGCGCGTGATGGTCAAGGAAACTTCCGCCCTGACTTCTCTCCTTATGGTTGGGGGCATGATTATGCCGAATGTTCAGCCATCCAAGCAACTTTAGGCGTTCTCCACGACATCCCAGACTTAATCCAACTTATGGGTGGAAAAGAAACCTTCAGCAACTATCTTTTGAAAACCTGTCAAGATGCTCCCCTCTTTGAGACAACAGGCTATGGTTACGAAATTCACGAAATGAGCGAAATGGCTACTGCTCCTTTTGGACAACTCGCCATTTCCAACCAACCTAGCTTCCACATTCCTTATCTATTCCGCTACAGCGATTACCCTGACTACACTGCCCTTCTCATCAAGACGCTCCGTCAGAAAGCTTTTCAGCCAAGTTGGGAAGCCTATCCTGGCGATGAAGACAATGGTAGTCTCTCAGCCTGGTACATCTGGTCAGCTCTCGGATTTTATCCGACCTGTCCAGGCAAACCAAACTATGATCTCGGAATCCCTCTCTTTAATCACCTCCGTATCTACCTAGCTAAAAAAGATAAATGGTTGGATATCCATACTAAACAAAACCACAGCCATTTTAATTTTGTAAAAGAATGCCGACTGGACAAGATCTCTGTATCTAGCATTCAACACCAAGACCTCTTGAAAGCTGATCAGCTAACCTTTACACTTAGCTGGTTACCAAGTCACTAG
- a CDS encoding glycoside hydrolase family 125 protein: MIYSKEIVREWLDEVAERAKDHPEWVDVFERCYTDTLDNTVEILEDGSTFVLTGDIPAMWLRDSTAQLRPYLHVAKRDDLLRQTIAGLVKRQMTLILKDPYANSFNIEENWKGHHETDHTDLNGWIWERKYEVDSLCYPLQLAYLLWKETGETSQFDETFVAATKEILHLWKVEQDHKNSPYRFVRDTDRKEDTLVNDGFGPDFAVTGMTWSAFRPSDDCCQYSYLIPSNMFAVVVLGYVQEIFTELNLADSESVITDAKRLQDEIQEGIENYAYTTNSKGEKIYAFEVDGLGNASIMDDPNVPSLLAAPYLGYCSVDDEVYQATRRTILSPENPYFYQGEYASGLGSSHTFYRYIWPIALSIQGLTTTDKAEKKFLLDQLVACDGGTGVMHESFHVDDPTLYSREWFSWANMMFCELVLDYLDIR, translated from the coding sequence ATGATTTATTCAAAAGAAATTGTTAGAGAATGGCTAGATGAAGTGGCAGAGCGGGCTAAGGACCATCCAGAGTGGGTGGATGTTTTCGAGCGTTGCTACACAGACACCTTGGACAATACGGTTGAAATCTTAGAAGACGGTTCAACTTTTGTCTTGACTGGGGATATTCCTGCAATGTGGCTTCGGGATTCGACAGCCCAACTCAGACCCTACTTGCATGTGGCCAAAAGAGATGACCTCCTGCGTCAGACCATTGCAGGTTTGGTTAAACGTCAGATGACCTTGATACTTAAGGATCCCTATGCTAACTCCTTCAACATTGAGGAAAACTGGAAGGGTCACCATGAGACTGACCACACAGACCTTAACGGCTGGATTTGGGAACGCAAGTATGAGGTGGACTCGCTTTGCTATCCTTTGCAGTTGGCTTATCTCCTCTGGAAAGAGACTGGCGAGACTAGCCAGTTTGATGAGACTTTTGTCGCAGCGACAAAGGAAATTCTTCATCTGTGGAAGGTAGAACAAGACCACAAGAACTCTCCTTATCGTTTTGTTCGTGATACCGATCGTAAGGAAGACACCTTGGTAAATGATGGCTTTGGACCTGATTTTGCAGTGACAGGTATGACTTGGTCAGCCTTTCGTCCGAGTGATGACTGCTGTCAGTATAGTTACTTGATTCCGTCAAATATGTTTGCTGTAGTAGTCTTGGGTTATGTGCAAGAGATCTTTACAGAATTGAATCTAGCTGATAGCGAGAGTGTTATCACAGACGCTAAGCGTCTTCAGGATGAGATCCAAGAAGGAATTGAAAACTATGCTTACACCACCAACAGTAAGGGCGAAAAGATTTATGCCTTTGAAGTGGATGGCCTAGGAAATGCCAGCATTATGGATGATCCAAACGTACCAAGTCTGCTGGCTGCACCTTATCTGGGTTACTGTTCGGTCGATGATGAAGTTTATCAAGCAACTCGTCGCACCATTCTGAGCCCTGAAAATCCATACTTCTACCAAGGAGAATACGCTAGCGGTCTCGGAAGTTCTCATACCTTCTATCGCTATATCTGGCCAATTGCCCTTTCTATCCAAGGTTTGACAACGACAGATAAAGCAGAGAAGAAATTCTTGCTGGATCAGCTGGTTGCTTGCGATGGTGGTACAGGTGTTATGCATGAAAGCTTCCACGTAGATGACCCAACTCTTTATTCTCGTGAATGGTTCTCTTGGGCCAACATGATGTTTTGTGAATTGGTCTTGGATTACTTGGATATCCGCTAA
- a CDS encoding alpha-mannosidase, with translation MENVVVHIISHSHWDREWYLPFESHRMQLVELFDNLFDLFENDPEFKSFHLDGQTIVLDDYLQIRPENRDKVQRYIDEGKLKIGPFYILQDDYLISSEANVRNTLIGQAECAKWGKSTQVGYFPDTFGNMGQAPQILQKSGIHVAAFGRGVKPIGFDNQVLEDEQFTSQFSEMYWQGADGSRVLGILFANWYSNGNEIPVDKEEALTFWKQKLSDVRAYASTNQWLMMNGCDHQPVQKNLSEAIRVANELFPDVTFVHSSFDEYVQAVESALPEQLSTVTGELTSQETDGWYTLANTSSSRIYLKQSFQENSNLLEQVVEPLTIITGGHNHKDQLTYAWKTLLQNAPHDSICGCSVDEVHREMETRFAKVNQVGNFVKSNLLNEWKGKIATAKAQSDYLFTVINTGLHDKVDTVSTVIDVATCDFKELHPTEGYKKMAALTLPSYHVEDLDGRPVEAKIEDLGANFEYDLPKDKFRQARIARQVRVTIPVHLAPLSWTTFQLLEGEQEHRDGIYQNGVIDTPFVTVSVDDNITVYDKTTHEAYEDFIRFEDRGDIGNEYIYFQPKGTEPIFAELKGYEVLENTARYAKILLKHELAVPVSADEKLEEEQKGIIEFMKREAGRSEELTSIPLETELTVFVDNPQIRCKTRFTNTAKDHRIRLLVKTHNTRPSNDSESIYEVVTRPNKPAASWENPENPQHQQAFVSLYDDEKGVTVSNKGLNEYEILGDDTIAVTILRASGELGDWGYFPTPEAQCLREFEVEFALECHQAQERFSAFRRAKALQTPFTSLQLARQEGSVAATGSLLSHSVLSIPQICPTAFKVAENEEGYVLRYYNMCSENVRVPESQHLFLDLLERPYPVHRGLISPQEIRTEFLKKEEI, from the coding sequence ATGGAAAATGTTGTCGTACATATTATCTCACATAGTCACTGGGATCGTGAGTGGTACTTGCCCTTTGAAAGCCACCGTATGCAGTTGGTGGAATTATTTGACAATCTCTTTGATCTCTTTGAAAATGACCCTGAGTTCAAGAGCTTCCATTTGGATGGTCAAACCATTGTCCTTGATGACTACTTGCAAATTCGTCCTGAAAATCGCGACAAAGTCCAACGCTACATCGACGAGGGCAAACTTAAAATTGGTCCCTTTTATATCTTGCAGGATGATTACTTGATTTCAAGTGAAGCCAATGTCCGCAATACCTTGATTGGTCAAGCAGAATGTGCAAAATGGGGCAAATCAACTCAGGTTGGTTACTTCCCAGATACCTTTGGAAATATGGGACAAGCGCCTCAAATTCTTCAAAAATCAGGCATTCACGTGGCAGCCTTTGGTCGTGGTGTGAAGCCGATTGGATTTGATAACCAAGTCCTCGAAGATGAGCAGTTTACTTCCCAGTTTTCAGAAATGTACTGGCAGGGTGCGGACGGAAGTCGTGTCCTCGGTATCCTCTTTGCCAACTGGTACAGTAACGGGAATGAAATCCCAGTTGATAAAGAAGAGGCCTTGACCTTCTGGAAACAAAAATTGTCAGATGTGCGTGCCTACGCTTCGACTAACCAATGGTTGATGATGAACGGCTGTGACCACCAGCCTGTACAGAAAAATCTGAGTGAAGCCATTCGTGTGGCAAATGAACTCTTCCCAGATGTGACCTTTGTTCACAGTTCTTTTGATGAATATGTCCAAGCTGTGGAAAGTGCCCTACCAGAGCAGTTATCAACGGTTACAGGTGAGTTGACCAGTCAGGAAACAGACGGCTGGTATACACTTGCCAACACTTCTTCATCTCGTATTTATCTCAAACAATCCTTCCAAGAAAATAGCAACCTCCTAGAGCAAGTAGTGGAGCCACTAACTATCATCACTGGTGGTCATAACCACAAGGACCAGTTGACCTATGCTTGGAAAACTCTTTTGCAAAATGCGCCGCATGATAGTATCTGTGGCTGTAGCGTGGACGAAGTTCACCGCGAAATGGAAACTCGTTTTGCCAAGGTTAATCAAGTCGGAAACTTTGTTAAGAGCAACCTGCTCAACGAGTGGAAGGGTAAAATCGCTACAGCTAAAGCTCAAAGTGACTATCTCTTTACTGTCATTAATACAGGCTTGCATGATAAGGTCGATACTGTCAGCACAGTGATTGATGTTGCGACTTGTGATTTCAAGGAATTGCATCCAACAGAAGGCTACAAGAAGATGGCTGCTCTTACCTTGCCAAGTTACCATGTGGAGGACTTGGATGGGCGTCCTGTAGAGGCTAAAATTGAAGACCTCGGAGCTAATTTTGAGTACGATTTACCAAAAGACAAGTTCCGCCAAGCTCGTATCGCCCGACAAGTGCGCGTGACCATTCCAGTTCACCTAGCGCCGCTTTCTTGGACAACCTTCCAATTGCTGGAAGGAGAACAAGAACACCGCGACGGTATTTACCAAAACGGAGTGATTGATACGCCATTTGTAACGGTTAGTGTGGATGACAATATCACAGTTTATGATAAGACAACTCACGAAGCCTATGAAGATTTTATCCGCTTCGAAGACCGTGGGGATATCGGAAACGAGTATATCTATTTCCAACCAAAAGGAACAGAGCCAATCTTTGCAGAGCTGAAAGGCTATGAGGTCTTGGAAAACACAGCTCGCTATGCTAAGATTTTGCTCAAACATGAATTGGCCGTGCCTGTCAGCGCGGATGAAAAGCTAGAAGAAGAGCAAAAAGGCATCATCGAGTTTATGAAGCGTGAAGCTGGACGTTCAGAAGAATTGACAAGCATTCCTCTTGAAACAGAGCTGACTGTCTTCGTTGATAATCCACAAATCCGTTGCAAGACTCGCTTTACCAACACTGCCAAAGACCACCGTATCCGCCTCTTGGTCAAGACTCATAACACGCGTCCAAGCAATGATTCTGAAAGCATCTATGAGGTGGTGACACGACCAAACAAACCAGCTGCTTCATGGGAAAATCCTGAAAATCCTCAACACCAACAAGCCTTTGTCAGTCTGTATGACGATGAAAAAGGGGTGACTGTATCCAACAAGGGATTAAATGAATACGAAATCCTTGGAGACGACACCATTGCAGTGACTATTTTGCGTGCATCAGGTGAGCTAGGTGACTGGGGTTACTTCCCAACACCAGAAGCTCAATGCTTGCGTGAGTTTGAAGTTGAGTTTGCGCTTGAATGCCACCAAGCCCAAGAACGCTTCTCAGCTTTCCGTCGTGCTAAGGCCTTGCAGACACCATTTACCAGCCTTCAGCTTGCTAGACAGGAAGGAAGCGTGGCTGCGACTGGTAGCCTCTTGAGCCATTCTGTTCTCAGCATACCACAAATCTGTCCAACAGCCTTTAAGGTAGCTGAAAATGAAGAAGGCTATGTTCTTCGTTACTACAATATGTGTAGTGAAAATGTACGTGTACCGGAAAGTCAACATCTCTTCCTTGACCTACTTGAACGACCATACCCAGTTCATAGAGGACTCATTTCACCACAAGAGATTCGTACAGAATTCCTCAAAAAAGAAGAAATTTAA
- a CDS encoding ROK family protein — protein MTIATIDIGGTGIKFASLTPDGKILDKTSIPTPESLEDLLAWLDQRLSEQDYSGIAMSVPGAVNQETGVIDGFSAVPYIHGFSWYEALAHHHLPVHLENDANCVGLSELLAHPELENAACVVIGTGIGGAMIINGRLHRGRHGLGGEFGYMTTLAPAEKLNNWSQLASTGNMVRYVIEKSGQTDWDGRKIYQEAAAGNALCQEAIERMNRNLAQGLLNIQYLIDPDVISLGGSISQNPDFIQGVKKAVDNFVETYEEYTVAPVIQACTYHADANLYGALVNWLQEENQW, from the coding sequence ATGACCATTGCAACGATTGATATCGGAGGGACTGGAATTAAGTTTGCCAGTCTGACTCCTGATGGGAAAATACTGGATAAGACAAGCATTCCAACGCCAGAAAGTTTGGAAGATTTACTAGCTTGGCTAGACCAGCGATTGTCAGAACAGGATTACAGCGGGATTGCTATGAGCGTTCCAGGTGCGGTCAATCAAGAAACAGGTGTGATTGATGGCTTCAGTGCTGTCCCTTATATCCACGGCTTTTCTTGGTATGAAGCCCTTGCCCATCATCATCTGCCTGTACATCTAGAGAATGATGCCAACTGTGTTGGACTTAGTGAACTGCTAGCTCATCCAGAGCTTGAAAATGCAGCCTGTGTCGTGATTGGGACAGGGATTGGCGGAGCCATGATTATCAATGGCAGACTTCACCGAGGTCGCCACGGCTTGGGTGGAGAATTTGGCTACATGACAACCCTTGCCCCTGCTGAAAAACTCAACAACTGGTCGCAACTAGCGTCAACTGGGAATATGGTACGATACGTGATTGAAAAGTCTGGTCAGACTGATTGGGACGGTCGCAAGATTTACCAAGAGGCCGCAGCTGGCAATGCTCTTTGCCAAGAAGCCATTGAGCGCATGAACCGCAATCTGGCGCAAGGCTTGCTCAATATTCAGTATCTGATTGATCCAGATGTCATTAGCCTGGGAGGCTCTATCAGTCAAAATCCAGATTTTATCCAAGGTGTCAAGAAGGCTGTAGATAACTTTGTCGAGACCTACGAAGAATACACGGTCGCACCTGTCATCCAAGCCTGTACCTATCATGCAGATGCTAATCTTTACGGTGCCCTTGTCAACTGGCTACAGGAGGAAAATCAATGGTAA
- a CDS encoding beta-N-acetylhexosaminidase yields the protein MVRFTGLSSKQTQAIDLLTKHISLPDVEVALAQSDQASISIKGEGGHYQLTYRKPHQLYRALSLLATSLAEGDKVEIEEQAAYEDLAYMADCSRNAVLNVAAAKQMIEVLALMGYSTFELYMEDTYQIEGQPYFGYFRGAYSAEELQEIEAYAQQFDMTFVPCIQTLAHLSAFVKWGVKEVQELRDVEDILLIGEEKVYDLIDGMFATLSKLQTRKVNIGMDEAHLVGLGRYLILNGVVDRSLLMCQHLERVLDIADKYGFHCQMWSDMFFKLMSADGQYDRDVEIPEETRVYLDRLKDRVTLVYWDYYQDSEEKYNRNFRNHHKISHDLAFAGGAWKWIGFTPNNHFSRLVAIEANKACRANDIKEVIVTGWGDNGGETAQFSVLPSLQIWAELSYRNDLDRLSAHFQTNTGLSVEDFMQIDLANLLPDLPGNLSGINPNRYVFYQDILCPILDQHMTPEQDKPHFAQAAETLANIKEKAGNYAYLFETQAQLNAILSSKVDVGRRIRQAYQTDDKESLQEIARQELPELRSQIEDFHALFSHQWLKENKVFGLDTVDIRMGGLLQRIKRAESRIEAYLAGQIDRIDELEVEILPFNDFYADKNFAATTANQWHTIATASTIYTT from the coding sequence ATGGTAAGATTTACAGGACTTAGTTCCAAACAAACTCAGGCAATCGACTTGCTGACAAAGCACATTTCGCTACCAGATGTAGAGGTAGCTCTCGCCCAATCTGACCAAGCCTCTATCTCTATCAAGGGTGAGGGTGGACACTATCAATTAACTTACCGCAAACCCCACCAACTTTATCGTGCCTTGTCCCTGTTGGCAACATCCCTAGCAGAAGGTGACAAGGTAGAGATTGAGGAGCAAGCAGCTTATGAAGATTTAGCCTATATGGCAGACTGTTCTCGAAATGCGGTGCTGAATGTGGCTGCTGCCAAGCAGATGATTGAGGTCTTGGCTCTCATGGGCTACTCAACCTTTGAGCTTTACATGGAAGACACCTACCAGATTGAGGGGCAGCCTTACTTTGGCTATTTCCGTGGAGCCTACTCGGCTGAGGAGTTGCAGGAGATCGAAGCCTATGCCCAGCAGTTTGACATGACCTTTGTGCCTTGCATCCAGACCTTGGCCCACTTGTCAGCCTTTGTTAAATGGGGTGTCAAAGAAGTGCAGGAGCTCCGTGATGTGGAGGATATCCTTCTTATCGGCGAAGAAAAGGTTTATGACCTGATTGATGGTATGTTTGCTACTCTGTCTAAACTACAAACTCGCAAGGTCAATATCGGGATGGACGAAGCCCACTTGGTTGGTTTGGGACGCTACTTGATATTGAACGGTGTTGTGGATCGTAGTCTCCTCATGTGCCAACACTTGGAGCGCGTGCTGGATATTGCTGACAAATATGGTTTCCACTGCCAGATGTGGAGCGATATGTTCTTTAAACTTATGTCAGCAGATGGCCAGTACGACCGTGATGTGGAAATTCCAGAAGAAACTCGTGTCTACCTAGACCGTCTCAAAGACCGTGTAACCTTGGTTTACTGGGACTATTATCAGGATAGCGAGGAAAAATACAACCGCAATTTCCGCAACCATCACAAGATTAGCCATGATCTTGCCTTTGCAGGGGGAGCTTGGAAGTGGATCGGTTTCACACCCAACAACCATTTCAGCCGTCTAGTGGCTATCGAGGCCAACAAAGCCTGTCGTGCTAATGATATCAAAGAAGTCATTGTAACGGGTTGGGGGGATAATGGTGGGGAAACAGCCCAATTCTCTGTCCTACCAAGTTTGCAAATCTGGGCAGAACTCAGCTATCGCAATGACCTAGACCGACTGTCTGCTCATTTCCAGACCAATACAGGTCTATCAGTTGAGGATTTCATGCAGATTGACCTTGCTAACCTCTTGCCAGATCTACCAGGCAACCTCAGCGGCATCAACCCCAACCGCTATGTCTTTTATCAGGATATTCTCTGTCCGATCCTTGACCAGCACATGACACCTGAACAGGACAAACCGCACTTCGCTCAGGCTGCTGAGACGCTTGCTAACATTAAAGAAAAAGCTGGCAACTATGCCTACCTCTTTGAAACTCAGGCTCAGTTGAATGCTATTTTAAGTAGCAAAGTGGACGTGGGACGGCGTATTCGTCAGGCCTACCAAACGGATGATAAAGAAAGTCTGCAAGAAATCGCAAGACAAGAATTACCAGAACTCAGAAGCCAAATTGAAGACTTCCATGCCCTCTTTAGCCACCAATGGCTGAAAGAAAACAAGGTCTTTGGATTGGATACGGTCGATATCCGTATGGGCGGACTCTTGCAACGCATCAAACGAGCAGAAAGCCGCATCGAGGCTTATCTAGCTGGTCAGATTGACCGCATCGACGAGTTGGAAGTAGAAATTCTGCCATTTAACGATTTCTACGCAGACAAGAACTTCGCAGCCACAACAGCCAACCAGTGGCATACCATTGCGACAGCTTCAACCATTTACACGACCTAA